From the genome of Virgibacillus siamensis, one region includes:
- a CDS encoding ABC transporter ATP-binding protein, which produces MSEKILEVNNLKKYFDMGKGLDLKAVNDVSFYINKGETFGLVGESGCGKSTIGRTIMGLYDKTAGNVLYDGNDVHAMSEKERFKFYRDMQMVFQDPYASLNPRSTVREVISEPMEVHNMFSDKRKQADRVYMLLEEVGMNRDHANRYPHEFSGGQRQRIGIARALALDPDFIIADEPISALDVSVQAQVVNLLKELQQEKGLTFLFIAHDLSMVKQISDRIGVMYLGNMVELTKSESLYDNPLHPYTQALLSAIPIPDPDIEDQRERIILEGELPSPIHPPSGCVFRTRCPMAMDICSVQKPEWQEVEQDHYVACHLYNKNAPERESVLTKQQ; this is translated from the coding sequence ATGAGCGAAAAAATATTGGAAGTCAACAATCTGAAAAAATACTTTGATATGGGAAAAGGGTTAGATCTGAAGGCGGTAAATGACGTCTCATTTTATATCAATAAAGGTGAAACGTTCGGGTTGGTCGGCGAGTCCGGCTGCGGCAAATCAACCATCGGACGGACAATAATGGGTTTGTATGATAAAACTGCCGGGAATGTGCTGTACGATGGAAATGATGTGCATGCCATGAGCGAGAAGGAACGGTTCAAATTTTACCGTGATATGCAGATGGTTTTTCAGGACCCATATGCATCGTTAAATCCACGCTCCACTGTAAGGGAAGTTATTTCAGAGCCAATGGAAGTGCATAACATGTTTTCAGATAAGCGGAAGCAGGCAGACCGAGTCTACATGCTGCTGGAGGAGGTCGGTATGAATCGCGACCATGCCAATCGTTATCCGCACGAATTCAGCGGCGGACAGCGGCAACGGATTGGGATTGCCCGTGCTTTGGCACTTGACCCCGACTTCATTATCGCGGATGAGCCGATTTCTGCACTGGATGTATCTGTTCAGGCACAGGTTGTTAATCTGTTAAAGGAACTTCAGCAGGAAAAAGGGCTGACATTTTTATTTATTGCACATGACCTGTCAATGGTGAAACAGATTTCCGACCGGATTGGCGTCATGTATCTCGGCAACATGGTTGAACTGACCAAGAGCGAATCCCTGTATGATAATCCACTGCATCCGTACACACAGGCATTGCTTTCCGCGATACCGATTCCTGATCCCGATATTGAAGATCAACGGGAGAGGATTATTTTGGAGGGTGAACTTCCAAGCCCGATTCATCCGCCGAGCGGTTGCGTGTTCCGGACAAGGTGTCCAATGGCAATGGATATTTGTTCGGTGCAAAAACCGGAATGGCAGGAAGTAGAGCAGGACCATTATGTCGCCTGCCACCTTTATAATAAAAATGCTCCGGAACGTGAATCTGTCTTAACAAAGCAGCAATAA
- the spoIID gene encoding stage II sporulation protein D has translation MKQPNIPGKWKKKKKKHSNLLPFQKSSKFNNQRAAPWRLQGIIFFATLITIILIIPTLIVVPFVGDSDQHTADEKKDGKVDISMGDSPFSVAVMRANADKVENVPLETYVARVVASEMPGEFEIEALKAQALAARTFIVNHMISQDQSGKSDVTDTVSDQVYHSKQELRDLLEEDFEWKMEKIKKAVKATKGEILTYDDAPITASFFSTSNGYTENSEDYWSNKVPYLRSVKSPWDKKSPKFLAQEIFTVPKVEEALGVKLPNSGDIDMEITRTEGKRVDKLKIAGQKFSGRKIREKLELASSDFTIEQKNDHLIFTTQGFGHGIGMSQYGANGMAKHGKTYKQIVKHYYKGVEISSINKTAPTLVAK, from the coding sequence ATGAAGCAACCAAACATTCCTGGTAAATGGAAGAAAAAAAAGAAAAAGCACAGTAATCTGCTGCCATTTCAGAAATCATCGAAATTCAACAATCAGCGGGCTGCTCCATGGAGACTGCAGGGAATTATTTTCTTTGCAACCCTGATAACAATCATCCTTATCATCCCGACACTGATTGTTGTCCCGTTTGTCGGTGATAGTGATCAGCATACCGCGGACGAAAAGAAAGATGGCAAAGTGGATATTTCAATGGGAGACTCGCCGTTTTCCGTTGCAGTTATGCGGGCAAACGCCGATAAAGTGGAAAATGTGCCGCTCGAAACATATGTCGCACGGGTGGTAGCCTCGGAAATGCCGGGGGAATTTGAAATCGAAGCATTAAAGGCACAGGCACTGGCTGCCCGAACATTCATCGTCAATCATATGATCAGTCAGGACCAGTCAGGCAAATCAGATGTGACGGATACGGTCAGTGACCAGGTATATCACAGCAAACAGGAGCTGCGCGATTTACTGGAAGAGGATTTTGAGTGGAAAATGGAAAAGATAAAAAAGGCTGTTAAAGCAACAAAGGGTGAGATTCTCACGTATGACGATGCACCGATTACAGCATCCTTTTTTTCGACCAGTAATGGGTATACTGAAAACTCAGAGGACTACTGGTCCAATAAAGTTCCTTACCTGCGCAGTGTAAAAAGCCCGTGGGATAAAAAATCACCGAAATTCCTCGCGCAGGAAATATTTACTGTCCCTAAAGTGGAAGAAGCACTTGGTGTAAAACTGCCGAATTCCGGTGATATTGATATGGAAATAACCCGTACAGAAGGAAAACGGGTCGATAAACTGAAGATTGCCGGCCAGAAGTTTTCAGGCCGGAAAATTCGCGAAAAACTTGAGCTGGCTTCAAGTGATTTTACGATTGAACAGAAAAATGATCACTTGATTTTTACAACCCAGGGTTTCGGCCACGGCATTGGTATGAGCCAGTATGGAGCGAACGGCATGGCGAAACACGGCAAAACGTACAAACAGATTGTGAAACACTATTACAAGGGCGTTGAAATCAGCTCTATTAATAAAACCGCACCAACGCTTGTAGCAAAATAA
- a CDS encoding AimR family lysis-lysogeny pheromone receptor — translation MHTFNTDTVSNSLSALSKDDKLSMEQLDLMLSQEYDPETAGLLMRKLCLQSNSDDINKKGMEFLYMHGYFEDLQNLINKNKKSLNKSNQKWADIYQITIDRKLRRYPPDVLLSYAENFRTDEPELKCIIEFIKVTIYYGLDQFGKLGNFLEKQQHLFKEIDDRFLLSFFNQRLNHNLFAYYLVRNEVIIARKHAFRVLNQTTNPKTKVNIHTTLGLSYIFDTYFQGMFHMSEALKIAKDHQLESSRKIIEQFNIPFLSAHFKRVDGISSPDKSEQAHIEIAKGNYRKAEKILHEIDIDSPFKMYYLGVAKQDRSTLLQSYNYFIEKRSDYFFSRLPLNAMKAME, via the coding sequence ATGCATACATTCAACACTGATACAGTATCCAATTCATTAAGTGCATTGTCGAAAGATGACAAACTATCAATGGAGCAGCTCGATCTAATGTTGTCACAGGAATATGATCCGGAGACGGCTGGTTTATTGATGCGTAAATTATGCCTGCAATCCAATTCGGATGACATTAACAAAAAGGGCATGGAATTTTTGTACATGCATGGATACTTTGAAGATCTGCAAAACCTGATTAACAAAAATAAAAAGTCACTGAACAAATCGAATCAGAAATGGGCGGACATCTACCAGATTACAATTGACCGTAAACTGCGGCGCTATCCACCAGATGTGTTGCTCAGCTATGCAGAAAATTTCCGGACAGATGAGCCGGAACTAAAATGCATTATCGAATTTATTAAAGTCACGATTTATTATGGACTGGATCAATTCGGCAAACTGGGAAACTTCCTCGAAAAACAGCAGCATCTATTTAAAGAAATTGATGACCGGTTTTTGTTGTCATTTTTCAACCAGCGCTTGAACCACAACCTGTTTGCATATTATTTGGTCCGCAATGAGGTAATTATCGCAAGAAAGCATGCATTTCGTGTGCTGAACCAGACAACAAACCCCAAGACGAAAGTCAACATCCATACCACACTGGGATTATCCTATATTTTTGATACGTACTTCCAGGGGATGTTCCACATGTCCGAAGCATTAAAAATTGCCAAAGATCATCAGTTGGAAAGCTCCAGGAAGATTATAGAACAATTCAACATTCCTTTTTTGTCCGCCCACTTTAAACGGGTGGATGGCATTAGCTCGCCTGACAAAAGTGAGCAGGCACATATCGAAATAGCAAAAGGAAATTACCGGAAAGCGGAAAAAATACTCCACGAGATTGACATCGACAGCCCATTTAAAATGTATTATTTGGGCGTTGCAAAACAAGATAGATCAACATTGCTGCAATCCTACAATTATTTCATCGAAAAGCGCAGCGATTATTTTTTCAGCAGGCTGCCATTAAATGCTATGAAAGCAATGGAGTGA
- a CDS encoding M23 family metallopeptidase, whose amino-acid sequence MKEENNGTPKNKWSRIFRKKWFFPAVYLTVAAVLLAFVVWYQNLENQMPDMADEQKSTDYYNPAENKNDAQPVIEQQEIIKMPVGNQDQAEIVTKFYDYNADTKAQKSALVLYNNRYYQSKGINIKAGENKSFDVLASLSGTVKEVEEDPLLGQVVTLQHENKVVTHYASLGDVKVQAGDKVKQGDVIGTAGENRFGQEFGTHVHFEIRKDGEAVNPEEVFKQPVSALKKAASEKQSGNAEENQDSKKDENAGDGENLDGTKEGNTDSNDNSDDSPDQSQDEENSDAENGNTTDNTTESSSTSASA is encoded by the coding sequence ATGAAAGAGGAAAACAACGGTACTCCAAAAAATAAGTGGAGTCGAATTTTCCGGAAGAAGTGGTTTTTCCCGGCAGTATATTTAACGGTTGCTGCAGTTTTGCTGGCGTTTGTAGTTTGGTATCAAAATCTGGAAAATCAGATGCCTGATATGGCGGACGAACAGAAATCTACTGATTATTACAACCCGGCCGAAAATAAAAATGATGCACAACCCGTTATTGAACAGCAGGAAATCATCAAAATGCCTGTCGGAAATCAGGATCAAGCAGAAATCGTAACTAAATTTTATGATTACAACGCAGATACGAAGGCCCAAAAAAGTGCACTGGTCCTGTATAACAACCGTTATTACCAGAGCAAAGGGATTAACATCAAAGCTGGTGAAAACAAATCATTTGATGTGCTCGCTTCACTTAGCGGAACAGTTAAGGAAGTAGAAGAGGATCCGCTTCTGGGACAGGTTGTTACATTACAGCACGAAAATAAAGTAGTTACCCATTATGCTAGTCTTGGAGATGTGAAAGTGCAAGCAGGCGACAAGGTTAAGCAGGGCGATGTTATCGGTACAGCCGGTGAAAACAGGTTTGGTCAGGAATTCGGAACCCATGTACATTTTGAAATCAGAAAAGATGGCGAAGCGGTTAATCCGGAAGAAGTATTCAAACAGCCTGTAAGTGCCTTGAAAAAAGCTGCATCTGAAAAACAGAGCGGTAATGCCGAGGAGAACCAGGACAGCAAAAAAGACGAGAATGCCGGTGATGGTGAAAATCTGGATGGCACCAAAGAAGGTAATACAGACAGCAACGATAATAGCGATGATTCTCCTGATCAAAGTCAGGATGAAGAAAATAGCGATGCGGAAAATGGTAATACAACGGACAATACGACCGAATCATCTTCCACATCAGCAAGCGCATAA